The Besnoitia besnoiti strain Bb-Ger1 chromosome IV, whole genome shotgun sequence genome contains a region encoding:
- a CDS encoding hypothetical protein (encoded by transcript BESB_054140), which translates to MWISRSRSLRPEVQSSSFRAAGESFRLSCPTRLPSSPSSLLAFHPTLPSTEASAAAAGPSPSPRGSLPSSCRTCLPSRPSFSSLVSESSSARLLCEACSPRVSFLSASAPSRRGSPWCRSSAGFHTLAPFLLSRPRLAACAASAEHSSEASAKDSRALSACPSAEVSVPRSPPEEVILLRSIEARYGNLRKEDRLKILAQKRKEILNSSPVPWEVFRSTNLDAQLADKREEERRLEERKASRRDEAERDKPAHLRRRSYKSKRLRQEEDDQQYVTSANFSEATELLSLAEDLHKSEIYVQTTEKLAKQWPAAGGVAKGVQRDQFFDVMAAAIRDDLQDQSRPVLVNELTDLENPYSMKREALRRLLIHSCTRNCLDESLTDTLLDRRADLLRLRSKARLPPEALEPLAAFSGITRFSFDRRTRLNQKALALQHLLQRLPADLGSKPATAAQNGGDGAPADTEDIDDILSALPENFPSDELHPLHPFRNHFGFESSVPHGVVGSIAMGRGRKKIEKELALLRYPTLQRVAHSLPKDLKYRESVAHAIRVLERSRGWDFESKVKAINALVEVWNRLAPGRTYEKILNHAFPVFRARGMVKKTRSRAAVFNRGLKYIRSLTTQKPLHVRLQKKK; encoded by the exons ATGTGGATCTCGAGgtcgcgttctctgcgcccTGAGGTGCAATCGAGCTCCTTCAGGGCCGCCGGGGAATCGTTTCGCCTCTCGTGTCCAACTCgccttccttcctctccttcgagtctcctcgccttccacCCGACCCTCCCCTCCaccgaggcgagcgccgctgccgctgggcCTTCTCcatcgcctcgcggctcgctgccttcttcctgcAGGACTTGTCTGCCGTCTCGCccctcgttttcttctctggtTTCTGAGTCTTCGTCCGCTCGGCTTCTGTGTGAGGCGTGTTCTCCGCGTGTTTCGTTCCTCTcagcctcggcgccgtcgcggcgcggcagcccctGGTGTCGCTCTTCTGCGGGTTTCCACACTCTCGCcccctttcttctctcgcgtccgcggctcgcagcctgcgccgctAGCGCGGAACATTCTTcagaggcgtctgcgaaggacagccgcgccctctccgcctgtCCCTCCGCGGAGGTGTCCGTCCCTCGCAGTCCGCCTGAAGAAGTCATCCTTCTTCGCTCCATCGAGGCACGCTACGGCAACCTCCGGAAGGAGGATCGGCTCAAGATCctcgcgcagaagcgaaaaGAA ATTCTAAATTCTTCTCCAGTCCCGTGGGAGGTCTTCCGCAGCACGAACTTGGATGCGCAATTGGCGGacaagcgcgaagaagagcggcgcctcgaggagcgaaaagcgagccgcagagacgaggctGAGCGCGACAAGCCAGCGCATTTGCGGCGGAGATCGTACAAGTCGAAGAGACTCCGTCAGGAGGAAGATGACCAACAATACGTCAC GTCGGCGAACTTCTCGGAGGCGACAGAGTTGCTCAGCCTTGCGGAAGACCTCCACAAATCCGAGATCTACGtgcagacgacggagaagcTCGCCAAGCAATGGCCAGCGGCTGGAGGCGTCGCAAAAGGCGTTCAGCGGGACCAGTTCTTCGACGTCATGGCCGCCGCCATCAGAGACGACCTGCAGGACCAGAG CCGACCCGTGTTGGTTAACGAGTTGACAGATCTGGAAAATCCGTACAGCATGAAGAGAGaagctctgcggcgtcttctcatTCACTCCTGCACTCGCAACTGCCTCGACGAATCTCTG ACCGACACGCTGCTCGACAGGCGGGCGGATCTTTTGCGGCTGAGAAGCAAG gcgcgtcttccgccggaggcgctggagccttTGGCTGCGTTTTCAGGCATCACACGTTTTTCTTTTGATCGCCGAACGCGGCTGAATCAGAAGGCGTTGGCGCTTCAACatcttctgcagcgcctgccggcggATCTCG GCTCGAagccggcgaccgccgcgcagaaTGGCGGGGATGGAGCCCCGGCGGACACAGAGGACATCGACGATATCTTGAGCGCCTTGCCGGAGAACTTTCCATCTGATGA GCTTCATCCGCTTCATCCTTTCCGCAATCACTTTGGATTTGAGTCCTCGGTTCCGCACGGCGTGGTCGGATCGATTGCGATGGGAAGGGGCCGGAAGAAGATCGAGAAGGAGCTCGCTTTGCTCCG TTATCCGACTttgcagcgcgtcgcgcacTCACTTCCTAAAGACCTGAAAT ATCGCGAGAGTGTTGCGCATGCCATACGAGTTCTGGAGCGGTCTCGCGGGTGGGACTTCGAAAGCAAAGTCAAG GCTATCAACGCATTGGTGGAAGTGTGGAACCGCCTGGCGCCGGGGCGAACCTACGAGAAGATCCTCAATCACGCATTCCCTGTCTTCAG GGCGCGTGGCATGGTGAAGAAGACCCGCTCAAGAGCTGCGGTCTTCAATAGAG
- a CDS encoding CorA family Mg2+ transporter protein (encoded by transcript BESB_054130), protein MRLCGVARKGVSLSRGASFLRAEGDSGRGFLGNGPAFSKPAFAARSCSACGACRPQGATAEGDEAIEGCERRGRTETQSGEEGTCRDALTWTARGARRGSLRTRPPSFSPSHADLPTSPFLSSEHSVGPASFVSSKLGAREAAPWRACQSFPLSLSPHPLRSLSSIALSGASTSCRTASSSASASLLRKHLVSASAQLSPAALSPFFPASPCSPANTTVQGPRPWQDRGALSASIRLHPSASSSFSSLFGASASSLSQAQTRQRGEREDCIQRGDTLHALPSPLFETSRRRQESEEASGPRNGGLPAGFRPVPLSRAQLQVCVIEASAESAFSSPSPSSPLSRCREPNDPGFTGSAADAPGFSPAGKKAFRCHYTALSRHQLATDLQLPYSDIRLLDVVRVPSAPKLPRSLSGGLPAFPSRAAFAGGGAAGGGAAGGPDEETVYARARREGATDPHGGDREEARGRGVSGLFSFLFPAAKTKKRDRLRSRGRGDDFDRDEQGHETPRQRADALAFFPPAGLEAMKLQHAKILVRRTAILVQIENIAAVITPRRLILLHPHPTVTSALLHQLTCGDASPHSTASLLECGSSSCSAEDESESLESETDTPKRSAEELHASAATPASPSSAPESASSPKALASASSSLDAAEASSLPAAPSGASPPSSPSSRPSSSYAPFSSSSAFPSSHASSSFAGAWSAGAPRELPFELRALEALLAVALGSLDALATEYVDRVRHTIAALEQESAGVSRDAGQSSSNAWSLATADATLFTLLHSPSLHQLMVLKNVLQDVEARVDAFRVCLSKLLSDDGDMADMYLTDRLIYTIPHAREDHADVELVLEGSLQQVDALLYDILTAKRCVIHHEELTKMRLDVCRNAYMQMNVKISLFSLTTSVAAVIAGIFGMNLPLFEQSGPQEPPSHPPSPAPPKRVVEEASRPAEDARLADAGFVRASSDSQNLSAASQAALSSSPPSPTGSGSDDVGLRLTGRAPASRSAREMAAEARGSSHGSSPAPPADSSSSRASGLPDRHEENTPSFSAASSAARHYLSLEFVHSLLKERRAAVDGVREELMEWRKAFSLWLYGHSFFLVSCCLILPICVCGFVFCNRLARIFALHGCRTSDGGAASSRRSSLTKMRKALASLSRARGDASALAPFPIARKFTQRPLFLFPSLFCFNRLPPSHVMPGAKTLPLPPEVRAQHTKEESRYRTPED, encoded by the exons ATGCGGCTGTGCGGTGTTGCGAGGAaaggcgtctcgctctcccgGGGGGCTTCCTTCTTGCGTGCGGAGGGAGATagcggccgcggcttcctcggcaATGGACCAGCTTTCTCGAagccggccttcgccgcgcgctcctgcagcgcctgcggcgcttgtAGGCCTCAAGGAGCGacagcagagggcgacgaggcgatcGAAGGatgcgagaggagaggacgcacagagacgcagagtggcgaggaaggaacctgcagagacgcgctgACTTGGACCGCGAGGGGTGCCCGCAGAGGATCGCTACGCACACGACCCCCAAGCTTTTCGCCCTCGCATGCAGACTTGCCAACGTCGCCCTTCCTTTCTTCTGAACATTCCGTGGGGCCTGCAAGTTTCGTCTCCTCAAAGCTAGGAGCGCGGGAGGCCGCTCCCTGGCGAGCGTGTCAGAgttttcctctttctctgtcgcctcaCCCTCTTCGTTCCCTGTCCTCGATTGCGCTCTCTGGTGCCTCGACTTCCTGTCGCACCGCCTCTTCATCTGCCTCTGCATCGCTGCTGCGCAAACatctcgtctccgcttcggcgCAGCTGTCCCCTGCGGCTCTGTCGCCCTTCTTCCCTGCCTCGCCTTGCTCGCCTGCGAACACAACTGTCCAGGGGCCGCGGCCTTGGCAGGACCGAGGGGCTCTTTCTGCGTCGATTCGTTTGCAtccttctgcctcttcttccttttcctctctgttcggcgcctcggcgtcttcgctgtctcaggcgcagacgcggcagcgaggagagcgagaagactgCATTCAGCGGGGAGACACACTCCACGCCCTTCCCAGCCCCCTCTTTGAGACCTCGCGCAGACGACAAGAGAGTGAAGAAGCTAGCGGACCAAGGAACGGAGGCCTGCCCGCGGGGTTTCGCcccgtgcctctctctcgagctCAGCTGCAG GTCTGCGTGATCGAAGCCTCGGCGGAGTCGGCTTTTTCGTCGCCGTCcccgtcgtctcctctgagccgctgccgcgagccCAACGACCCAGGGTTCACCGGgtccgcggcggacgcgccgggCTTTTCGCCCGCAGGCAAGAAGGCCTTCAGATGCCACTACACGGCGCTGTCGCGTCACCAGCTTGCCACGGATTTGCAGCTTCCCTACAGCGACATTCGGCTGCTCGACGTGGTGCGAGTTCCGTCAGCACCCAAGCTCCCGCGGTCGCTCTCGGGGGGGCTGCCTGCCTTcccttcgcgcgcggccttcgcgggcggcggggccgcgggcggcggagccgcgggcggaCCTGACGAAGAGACTGTCtacgcgagggcgcgccgcgagggcgcgaccgACCCGCACgggggcgaccgcgaggaggccaGGGGCCGCGGCGTGTCGGGACTAttttcgtttctcttccCCGCcgcgaaaacgaaaaaacgcgaccgtctgcgaagcagaggcagaggggaCGACTTCGACCGAGACGAACAGGGACacgagacgccgaggcaacgcgcagacgccctcGCTTTCTTCCCGCCAGCTGGGCTGGAAGCCATGAAGCTGCAGCACGCCAAAATCCTCGTCCGGAGAACTGCCATCCTTGTGCAAATCGAAAACATCGCCGCCGTGATCAC gcCCCGCCGTTTGATTCTTCTCCACCCACACCCCACTGTCACGAGTGCGCTGCTTCATCAGCTCAcgtgcggagacgcgagccCTCACTCAACGGCGTCGCTCCTCGAGTGCGGCAGTTCGTCCTGCTCAGCGGAGGACGAGAGCGAATCTctcgagagcgagacagacacgccgaAGAGATCCGCAGAGGAACTTCACGCTTCTGCTGCCACgcccgcttcgccttcttcggctccagagtccgcttcctctcctaAGGCCTTGGCCTCCGCATCTTCTTCTCtagacgcggcagaggcgtcCTCCTTGCCTGCAGCCccctctggcgcctcgcctccctcttctccctcttctcgtccttcctcgtcttATGCGCCTTTTTCTTCATCTTCTGCTTTTCCGTCTTCGCATGCATCGTCTTCGTTTGCCGGAGCTTggtcggcgggcgcgccgcgggagctTCCTTTCGAGCTGCGGGCGCTagaggcgcttctcgccgttgcTCTGGGCTCGCTGGACGCGTTGGCGACGGAATATGTGGACCGCGTGCGACACACGATTGCCGCGCTCG AGCAAGAGTCCGCAGgtgtctcgcgcgacgcggggCAAAGCAGCTCTAATGCGTGGTCGCTGGCGACCGCGGATGCGACGCTCTTTACGCTTCTGCATTCGCCGTCGCTTCACCAACTCATGGTGCTCAAGAACGTCCTGCAG GATGTTGAGGCTCGAGTcgacgccttccgcgtctgtTTGTCGAAACTCCtgagcgacgacggagacatGGCGGACATGTACCTAACGGACCGGCTCATCTACAC CATCCCTCACGCCCGGGAGGATCACGCGGACGTGGAGCTCGTCCTCGAGGGCTCTCTGCAGCAAGTCGACGCGCTTCTCTACGATATCCTGACGGCCAAGCGATGCGTCATCCACCACGAAGAACTCACGAAA ATGCGCCTCGACGTGTGCCGCAACGCGTACATGCAGATGAATGTCAAgatttctctcttctctctgacGACCTCCGTGGCGGCGGTGATTGCGGGCATCTTCGGGATGAACCTGCCTCTCTTTGAGCAATCTGGCCCGCAGGAGCCGCCTTCGCATCCCCCCTCCCCAGCACCTCCCAAGCGAGTCGTAGAAGAGGCCTCACGTccggcagaagacgcgcggctggcggatGCGGGGTTTgtgcgcgcctcttctgACTCGCAGAATCtcagcgcggcctcgcaggctgccctttcctcctcgccgccttctccgacGGGTTCCGGCAGCGATGACGTGGGGCTGCGGTTGACcggtcgcgcgcctgcgtcgcgctcaGCGCGCGAGATggccgctgaggcgcgtGGGAGTTCCCATGGATCTTCGCCCGCTCCGCCAGCTGACTCGAGTTCTTCGCGGGCTTCGGGGCTGCCGGATCGCCACGAAGAGAACACCCCGTCGTtttctgcggcttcctccgccgctcggcaCTACCTTTCGCTGGAGTTCGTCCACTCGCTGCtgaaggagaggcgcgcggcggttGACGGCGTGAGGGAGGAGCTTATGGAGTGGCGGAAGGCGTTTTCGCTCTGGCTGTACGGCCactctttttttctcgtgtCCTGCTGTCTGATCCTGCCGATATGTGTGTGCGGCTTTGTGTTTTGCAACCGCTTGGCGCGCATCTTTGCGCTCCACGGCTGCCGCACCTCCGACGGGGgggcggcctcttcgcggcgaagCTCGCTGACGAAGATGCGGAAGGCCCTCGCGTCTctttcgcgcgcgaggggcgacgcgagcgcacTCGCGCCCTTCCCCATCGCGCGAAAATTCACTCAGAGGCCCCTGTTCCTGTTTCCTTCGCTCTTCTGCTTCAACCGactgccgccgtcgcacgTCATGCCTGGAGCCAAAACCCTCCCGCTGCCCCCCGAGGTCCGCGCGCAGCACACAAAAGAAGAGAGCAGATACAGAACTCCCGAGGACTGA